One genomic window of Elaeis guineensis isolate ETL-2024a chromosome 2, EG11, whole genome shotgun sequence includes the following:
- the LOC140855716 gene encoding pentatricopeptide repeat-containing protein At5g56310-like yields MAAPQSQELLRLAHAPLSHFSASASASAIRKPSCPDEALRLFKLRFQRRRPGFDPFKTHVAVSTLKASSSVPLLVPHLHAYFLKSSLFTDVHVASALVHNYALSSFSIARLLFDEIPNWNIVTANTMLTCYSRHGRLSKARSLFNSMKEKDIVSWSAIIGGYMDAGHRTQGLELFQEMMKTGHLKPDSLMLVTLLSGCGSTGSLRLLGKSIHAYAVKNGIEINVQLGTSLIDMYARSGCLISAFRVFERMRERNVMHWTAMICGLAMHGHGKEAVAFLDRMREVGVRPNEITFTGVLSACCHARLIEEGQRYFWSMVQEFGYKPQIHHYGCMVDLFAKAGRLEDAYAIIESMRMEPNIIVGTCFLAACKEYKNFEIAEKGIEKVLSMTIPDEDGGVYTLISDLYALGDRWNDVERVRKLMDVHSVKKSRGSSFIEVEEKAR; encoded by the coding sequence ATGGCAGCGCCCCAAAGCCAGGAGCTCCTCCGTTTAGCCCACGCCCCCCTCTCGCACTTCTCCGCCTCCGCCTCCGCCTCCGCCATCCGGAAGCCCTCTTGCCCCGACGAAGCCCTGCGGCTTTTTAAGCTCAGGTTCCAACGCCGCCGTCCCGGCTTCGACCCCTTCAAGACCCACGTCGCCGTCTCCACCCTCAAGGCCTCCTCCTCCGTCCCCCTCCTCGTCCCCCACCTCCACGCCTACTTCCTAAAATCGAGCCTTTTCACCGACGTCCATGTCGCCTCCGCCCTCGTTCACAACTATGCATTATCCTCCTTCTCCATCGCCCGCCTCCTGTTCGACGAAATCCCCAACTGGAACATCGTCACCGCCAACACCATGCTTACCTGCTACTCGAGGCACGGCCGCCTCAGCAAAGCCCGCTCTCTCTTTAACAGCATGAAGGAGAAAGATATTGTCTCCTGGTCGGCCATTATAGGCGGCTACATGGACGCCGGGCACCGGACCCAGGGGCTCGAGCTCTTCCAGGAGATGATGAAGACTGGCCACCTGAAGCCCGATTCGCTGATGCTCGTGACGCTGCTCTCCGGGTGCGGCTCCACGGGCTCGCTCCGGTTGCTGGGAAAATCCATCCATGCCTATGCCGTGAAGAATGGAATCGAGATCAACGTCCAGCTGGGGACGTCGCTTATCGACATGTACGCCAGGTCCGGTTGCTTGATTAGCGCGTTCCGTGTATTCGAGAGAATGCGGGAGAGGAACGTTATGCACTGGACGGCTATGATTTGCGGGTTGGCCATGCACGGGCACGGCAAGGAGGCGGTTGCCTTCTTAGACAGAATGAGGGAGGTGGGCGTGAGGCCCAACGAGATAACATTCACTGGGGTCCTCAGTGCCTGCTGCCATGCAAGACTGATCGAGGAGGGACAGAGGTATTTCTGGAGCATGGTCCAAGAATTTGGCTACAAGCCACAAATTCACCATTATGGTTGCATGGTCGATCTTTTCGCCAAGGCCGGGAGGTTGGAGGATGCTTACGCTATTATCGAGAGTATGAGAATGGAACCAAATATCATCGTGGGGACTTGTTTTCTGGCAGCTTGCAAGGAGTATAAGAACTTTGAGATCGCAGAGAAAGGGATCGAGAAGGTTTTGAGCATGACGATCCCTGATGAAGATGGCGGAGTCTACACGCTAATCTCTGATTTGTATGCATTGGGGGATAGGTGGAACGATGTGGAACGAGTAAGGAAGTTGATGGATGTGCATAGTGTGAAGAAGAGCAGAGGGTCTAGTTTCATTGAGGTAGAAGAAAAGGCAAGGTGA